The genomic DNA GACCCTGAAGCCTGTAAATACCTTCACCTTACCGTCATCCATCTTTACAGGTATGCTCACCTGAAGGATCTTCTCAGGCTGCCTCAGTATCTCCAGAGCCTGCTCATCCAGCTTCAAAACTGCGGCCGCTTTCTCAAGCTGCTGCAAGGCCATCTCAAAAGGATCCATGCTTTCCGGCATATATGTCACCTTATTTTTAAATATTTAAATACATGTAGACATGCATTAATAATATATGAAATTAATTATCTTGGCATTTTTAATCATGAAATATATATGACCGGTTTGCCGGGAAGTGCAATTTTTCCGTTTATGACATCGCCCCTCTGTATCCTTATGGGACAGCCTATCTCCTTGGATATGTAAACCTGATTCCTCTGGAGGACGTCATACTCATCGAAACCGTAGATCATTATGTCCTTTCTGCGCTTCACCAGATACTGCATGTATTTCTTGGACTGCCCTGAAACCGAATTGTTGAGAAATTCCTGGGCAGCCCTCATGACATCATCATTTGCAACCGTTATTTCAACGGATTTTGGCTCCATGCCGGTGACCTGAACTATATTTTTGATGTCCTGCAGCACCCTCTCAACATAATCCATGGCATTATACATCTGATCGCATGTCATTGCGAATTTCCTGACTATGCGTTCGTATCTGTCCATGAAGTTCTCTTGGAACGGATCCACGGACACGTATGTATCGGAGACATACATGTGCCAGTATTCCTCCGCATGATGTGGTATGACAGGCATCAAAGACCTGATCCAGTCAGCGAGTACCGGTGTAATAGCTCTGTTCACATCTCCGCCTCTGGATGCAAGATATTTCAAATCGTTCAGAACCCCGTAGAATATGTTGATGTATGCATCCCTTATCTGATATTTATCCATGCTCTCGAAGAACTGCTTAAGCCTCACTGCGAACCTGGCTACGAACCATGCCTCATAGAAGTTTAGATCAGATTCGTCAGCCTTGAATTTTGAAAGTAAATCCTTGAATTCATTGAATCTCCTGGTTATGCCTGCCAGATCTGTTTCATTCCAGTCCATCGTGGACGATATATCCGCCTGGACTGCCACATAAAGCCTATATATATCGGCTGAATATTTTTTCGTTATTTCCAGAAGCGATATGACGTTGCCCTTGCTCTTGGAGATCTTAGCGCCGTTCGAAACCACAAGACCAGATATTATGAGTCCAGCGGGCCATTTTTCCTTAGGAAATATGGCGGCATGGTTGAGAACATAGAAAGAGAGGTGATTGGATATGTGCGGAATGGCCGTGAGCCTTATATCTACAGGATACCAGTAACTGAACTGCTTCTTGGCCTCTTCTTCTTTGTCGTTCAACGGAGATCCTTCCAGAAATATTCTTGTCATGACCTCATCGTTCAGGTCGCCTTTGACGTATAGATCCCTAAGCTGCAGAGAGTTTGTGTAAACAGCTGGATATATGGTCGAATCGGAGAGAGATTCGATCACCCATCTGTCATCGAAAGGCAGTTTTGTTCCGAGTCCCCTTCTTCTGGCGCAGGGACGTTCACGCAGCCAATCGATCGCGTCGTTCATGACGCTCCTGTATAATTCTGGATGCATCACCATGGAATTTATCATGCTGTGGCCTAGATCCTTGAGCCATGTCTGGGAATAATCCAGAAACCACTGATCCGGAAGCACCGCTACGATGACCTTCGATCCAGATCTAGTCACCGCATGCCTTGACGTCTCGTAGAATATGAACGCATTTCCATCATCTATGAGATCCTTTTTCACCGCCTCTCGGGCCTCACGGACAGGCATACCTGTATAACTCCCTGAGTTGATCAGCTTGCCGTAATAGAACTCATTCCTGTAGAGATCCCTCGTTGCCTCCTCGCGCCCTTCATCTGAATTCAAATCGTATTTGGCCTCTATATCCACCATTTTGATGGGCGCTTCTATCACGACTGGGAATTCATGCCCCCTCTTCTTTTTGTAATAAACGTAATCGTATACTGAATGTGATGGGACAGAGTACACTATGCCAGTCCCGTTATCCGGATCCACAAAATCGGCCTGATACACCTTGACCTGCTTCTTTGTTGGGGTCTCATAGGTGTACTTCTGTATCGTAGCTGTACTGATCTCTCCCAGCAGATCGACATCATCCCTTTGGAATTTCAGCTTGGTGAGACAATTCTCGGAGACGACAGCCTCACGACCTGCTATACGGATCTTAACGTATTTTGCGTTCGGATTGATCCACAGATTTGTTATCCCGTATATGGTCTCTGGCCTTAACGAGGCGGCGATCAGATCGAAGGATCTGCCGTGAAAGAATATCGCGGTATATTCCTCTATCGTGACCTTATCGGTGTCTCCGTCCTTTATGTCGTCCTCGCCAACCGCATTGTCATCATCCAGGCTGTAGAGTATTGGATATTTTCCCTGCTTTATCAGACCCTTGTCGTTCAGTCTCCTGAACTGCCACTGCACAAACTTCTGATAGAATTCATCAGCGGATGTGAAACGCCTGCTCCAGTCTATGGAGTATCCGAGCCGCTTGAAATCGTTTATTATGGCATTGGAAAAGTAATCTGCGATATTTTTTGGATCCTTGAAACTCTCGATTATAGAATCTACATCCTTTTCTCCATATTCCTGAAGATACGATCTGTAGAGATCGATCGTGGCCCTGTCTCCTACCCTTATCCTTTCTGAAAAGGCTAATATCGGCGTACCACTCTGGTGGAATCCCATGGGAAACAGCACATTATAATTTCTGGATCTCTTGTATCTCGCTATGATGTCTCCAAGCGTATATGTCCTGCCATGCCCAACATGAAGCGATCCATTGGTATATGGCCACGGTACCGTTATCATGAACTTCTTCCGTTCATCTATCTTCGGGACAAATATTCCGTCCCTTTCCCAGGCATTCTGCCACTTCGTCTCTATGTCCACGGTGATCACTCCACTATAAGAACGGCGGCTGCCACCACGGTGGTCCACTCACCCGGTTCGAGAACAACAGCAGTGGATGATATTGAACCGGTCGTGAGTATCTTATCCTCCAGCACGTATTCCTCCTTCTGCTTATCATAGGCAAGCTGTGCCGACGATCCTATGGTTGATGCAAGCATCTCGGCCGCAAGCTTCTCGGCAAATGATCCGGCCGCCTTCTCCGTCTCTCCGAAACTGTGGTGCTCGCTAAGATATCCCCATTTGCTCCTGTCACGAGGTATCGCATATCCTATTGCAGCTGATATCATCCTGTTCAGCTCGTTAGATGTGTTTCTAGCCAGCACTGTGAACAGTATCTGACCTGGATTCAATTTTTTCAGTCCCTCTTCCCTGGTTATCATCTGTGCATGTGGTGGAAAAATGGAACTGATGCTGGACAGGTTATAAGGAGCTATACCTGCATCTCTAAGAGCTGCCTCGAATGATACAAGCTGTGTTTCTCCCCTCCCCACGCCTCTCGTGAAGAAGATATGCGTCGGCACAAATCCTGACATAGAAAACCGATATTCTGCGTTCTTATATTACTTTTGATCGACATTTCATCCACAGCGATTGCAAATTTTTCAGCCATCATCTCGAAGGATAGATGACGGGATGCCGCTATCCGGCAAAGTATATATATTATATAAAACTTATTTAAATATGAAAATACTGGTAGTGGTACCGGAATTTCTTCCGTTGGATCAGATAAAAGCTGCCGTCTCAACGATATCCTCCGATCTTGATGTACGCAATGACACTAACTTCGAAAGAAGTGATGCAGAAATTCTCATCGTCACGACGTTCACCCCCGTAAACGCCGAACTTTTGAAAAAAATGCCAAGATTGAGATTCGTGCAGGTTGCGAGTATAGGATATGACAACGTAGATCTAAACGCCATGAAAGGAAACGGAATAATCGTTTCGAATATACCAACGGCTAGCGCTGACAGCGTTGCTGAGCATGCGCTCTCCATGGTACTGTCTCTGCTGAAGGATCAGAGATTTCTGGATTCGGAGATCCGGTCTGGCCGGTGGCCAAAGATAACGAGATCGACGGATCTTATGGGCAAGACGTTTGGCATCGTTGGAATGGGATCCATAGGCCGTGCGCTGGCATCCAGGCTTCTACCGTTCAAAACGGCCATCATCTATTATGATATTAAGAGGATGAGCGAGGCTGAGGAGGAGGAATACGGTGCAACGTATGTCGATCTGAATAGATTGCTTTCCGATGCAGATATCGTTTCCGTTCATGTGCCACTTACCGAAACAACGAGACATCTCTTCAACAAGAGCAAATTCTATCTTATGAAGGACGGATCAATATTCATAAATACTTCAAGAGGTGAGGTCGTTGTGGAGAAGGACCTCATTGAGGCTATAAAGAAGAAAGGCTTAAGGGCGGGTCTTGACGTTTTCGAGACGGAACCGCCTGATCCCAAATCAGAACTTCTGAAGCTTGACAACACCATACTCTCACCGCACATAGCTGGCGTGACCATTGAAAGTCAGATGCGTTTCTTCAAGGAAACCATCGCAAACGTCATGCGCTACATGCAGGGATATGAACCAAACTTCAGGGTGGCCTGAATGAAGGGATACAAAATATTCGGGAATGTTCTCAGAGATTTGAAACTCTCACCGGTTCTGGGTAATCCTGGAACAACTGAACTACCCATGCTGAGAGACATCTCAAACTATGTGCTCACGCTTCATGACGGAATCGCGGTGGGCATGGCTGATGGGATCGCCCTTTGGACAAGGAAGCCTGTCCTCGTTAACCTGCACACAGATCTTGGATTGGGAAATGCCATGGCCTTTCTGATGACCGCAGCAAGGAACCACTCCCCCCTGATAGTCACGGCAGGACAGCAGGATCAGAGACATCTGGCCTACGAACCGCTTCTCTCCGGAAATCTGACGGAGATGGCCGATAACTTCGCAAAATACAGGACAGAGGTGAGAAAACCAGATGACATAGCCTATGAGATCAGAAAGGCGTATCAGATAGCTGAAGAGCCACCGAGGGGCCCTGTATTCCTTTCATTTCCCATGGACGTCATGGAGGCGGAAGGATCATACGTATACGAAGATGTCGCGAGATCGACTCACAATGTGATGGACGAAGACGATGTAATAGCGGTGGCAAACGCTATAAATGATGCCAAGAATCCTGCCGTGATCTTCGGATCGGAGATCGATGAATTCGATGCCTTCTCAGAAGCCATGGCCTTTGCGGAGAAACTTGGTTGTCCTGTCTATTCGGAGCCGTTGGGAAACAGATCGAGTTATCCCTCAGATGATCCGCATTACGCGGGAGAACTTTATCCTGCAGCAGCTCTTGTGGATCTGGACCTGATGCAGTACGATCTCCTTCTCTTTATAGGATCCGATCTCACGCTGTATCCTTATACTACGGATCTAATACTGCCCGGTAAGAGGAAGATAGTCATAGGCCTCAACAACAGACGAATGATAGGTGAAACGTATCGGGCGAATCCAAAGATATTCCTTGCGAGAATACTGGATCTTGTGCACAGAAAGTGCAATTTCAGACGTAGCAGGGACTATATGAAGCTCACGGACGCAGTCAGGGATAAAAAGAAGATGGGGCAGAAATACGTCTCATACAGGATATCGAAGTATTTCAGTGATTTTACCATGATGGATGAAGCAATATCTGTTTCAGAAACACTCAGACATTACTTCGGATACAGGCCAAACGGTTACTTCACTGCAAGGAGCGGACAAATAGGATGGGCGCTGCCTGCATCTCTCGGCATAGCGATGTACAATCCAAAAGTTGTAACTGTGGTTGGTGATGGGTCTCTCATGTACTCCATACAGGCGCTGTGGACGGCAAAGCATTACGGAATACCACTCAAACTAATAGTTCTGGAAAATGGCGGATACAATATTCTGAGGAGCTATGCCATGTCCTATTTTCCGGAGATCAGTGATGCTGAATATCTCAGGCCAGAGATGGATATAGAGAGCATCGTATCATCGTATGACATAGACGTGCGTATTGCCGATGCTGAGCTGAAGGAACTTGAGTGGCTGAGGTCAGGATCTGATCAGAAGGCTCTGATCGTGAAGATGGACAGATCCATCCCAAGCATGTTCTGATCAATCCTCATGGAACCATCATCTTCTGTACATTTCAAGAACAACATCAAGATTCCTGAGGGCATTTTCCGGTGGATATGGTACATCGATATCCTTCTCCACGCTTTCTATGAATCCACCAATTTCGGATTCATAGACGTCCTTCCATTCTACATTAAGCATCGTGCCGTTCAAAACTGGAGGATTGAGCACCGTGCGGATCTCGTCTGGTTTCATGAGGCTTGATCCTGCCATCTCATATATAGATCCATCTGTGCCTATGACCTCATACGCGGGAAGTCTAGGTGGATCCTGGTAGCTCCATGAATAATAGAAAATGCCGTATGCACCGTTCCTGAATGTAAAAAGCGCAGCTGTATTGTCCTCGCCTTCCAGAGAGGTTCCGCCTTTATAGTTATGGCATGAAATATCCTTCCATTCTCCACCGAAGTCGAGGAAAAGTTCAAGAAAATGGACACCTCCGTCGATCAGAGATCCTCCCATCATCTCGCTTCTCCTGCTCCTCCAGCCCGGCGCATCGTATCTCTGCTGATCCCTGACGATGATGGTGCGTATAGATCCTATCTTACCATTTTCGATGGCCTCCATAGCCCTCTTGAACGAGGGATCGAAGAAGAACTGTTCCGCGACCATGAATTTCAGATTCCTCCTTTTGGACTGATTGATGAGTTTGATGGCCTCATCTATCCTCCCCGTTATTGGCTTCTCTATCAAAACATGCTTTCCGGCTTCAAGCGCCTTCATGGCTACTTCATAGTGAAGATGGTGAGGCAGTACTATGTCCACGATGTCGCTGTTGCTGCTGAGAGCCTCAGTCAAGTCAGAATAGGTACCATGTATACCATAGTCCTTCCGGTACAAGTTAAGAACCTGATCATTTCTATCATATACTGAAAAATCAAAGCCAAGACGCCTGTAGGTTTCTGCATGTACCTTTCCAAATCCGTTGCCTCCAATGAGAAGTATATTCATAACTCATAGGAGTATTATCTTATATATTATTCTTTATGCATAGATATATAGCGATAAGGCTGTATATCAACGCATGATTTCGCTAGGCATAGTCCAGACAGCCCGCAAAAGCACATGGGGACAGCGTCATGTATAAATACGATGGATCTATAAAGTGTGGAACTAAGGCATGGGTTATTGATTGATGAGGCTTCAGACCCATAGTTTGACGAAAAAGTTAAAAGCAAAGTAGCTCTATCGGTCTTAGTGCCGCTGTAGCTCAGTTGGTAGAGCACTCGGCTGTTAACCGAGCGGTCATCGGTTCGAGACCGATCAGCGGCGTGGGGATGTAGCTCAGCTAGGCAGAGCGCCTGGCTCATAACCAGGTGGTCGTCGGTTCAAACCCGGCCATCCCCATACGGTTATAAGTTTAAGGATTCTTCATAAGCTATCATTTTTATTTACATCATTTATGGCCTTTCCAGAAGATCGAGAATATTTAATGATATGGCATTTTTGAAATAAATAGGATCGTTAAAATTGAATCAAGAAAACGATGTTGAATCATACAGGGGAAAGGAGACCTGATAATAGCGTGAGCAGCCATCGCTGTAGTTATTTCCACATCAATCGATTTTTACGATATATACCCAATATAAAGGAAATGACAACATATCAAACCTATTTTTCAAATGGATCGATAAGCTTTCTAATTCTGCATACTTTTCCTGAGATGATCCGTATCAACGACGCTACAGTGATCTTTGAAGATGGATCATGCGAATTGCCTGATACTATACGAATAGGCTGAGGTTTGCTATCTCTGCAGGCATTAATTCTGATTAAATAAATGAATCTTCAAACAGCTATGCTATCCATAAGGAATTTAATATAGTAGAAATCAATAAATTATCATGCAGTTGATCGACATCGATCATGCACTGGATATGGATCTTGTGCTAAAACTGAGAGAGGATACGCCGTTCATAAAATCATCTGCAGATCTGGACTTCAGGATCCCGGTTATGATTCATAATATCGACGGAAAACTTATGATGAGTGCTTTTTTTCCAAAGTTCAAATCGGGAAAAAAGATCAACATCAATCTGAGTGCCTTCAATCCCATTGAGAAGGAAGATATGTACGTGGTTGACGAGAGGATAAACAACATCCATGGATATGAGATAATAAACGAGCTGATCAATGCGCCATCATGCGTTATGAGCAATGCTGATATTTTCAGAGGAGACCTGAATGTTTATCTAAGATTCCACAGTTCGAAAATTGAAAAGATTTCAGATCTGTTATCAAAATACATAATCCATGGCGATCATTCAAGAATCGAATACTTGGGTCCAACCATAGGCATTCAAGAAATGCTGGAGCGTTTGGACTCCGATTACGGTCTATCTGTCGTTTCATATGTTATGCCGCTGGGTGATGAGGAAAAGGAAATCGCCAAAGAATTATCATCGACACCATTCATAGGTGAGCTCAAGAACGATTCGGTTCAGAAGAACCGTATTGAAACGATCATATATATACAGAAATCTAGATTGAACAGGCATTTCAGCCAGCTACTGACTCCAATATCCGAGGAAAGCGGAATATTTGAAGCGATAATCGAGAGCAAGAACGTCTCGGAGATCAGGAGAATATCAAATAATCTGCATATACCTAGGTTCAGATTTTTCTTCAAACTCTACAAAGATATGCTTGAGATAGATACATTCCTGCCTTCATCTTCGCTCTACGATTATTATACGGAGATATTCAAACTGGTGCAGAGGATTGATGATGGAATATATGTAAAAT from Thermoplasma sp. Kam2015 includes the following:
- the leuS gene encoding leucine--tRNA ligase codes for the protein MDIETKWQNAWERDGIFVPKIDERKKFMITVPWPYTNGSLHVGHGRTYTLGDIIARYKRSRNYNVLFPMGFHQSGTPILAFSERIRVGDRATIDLYRSYLQEYGEKDVDSIIESFKDPKNIADYFSNAIINDFKRLGYSIDWSRRFTSADEFYQKFVQWQFRRLNDKGLIKQGKYPILYSLDDDNAVGEDDIKDGDTDKVTIEEYTAIFFHGRSFDLIAASLRPETIYGITNLWINPNAKYVKIRIAGREAVVSENCLTKLKFQRDDVDLLGEISTATIQKYTYETPTKKQVKVYQADFVDPDNGTGIVYSVPSHSVYDYVYYKKKRGHEFPVVIEAPIKMVDIEAKYDLNSDEGREEATRDLYRNEFYYGKLINSGSYTGMPVREAREAVKKDLIDDGNAFIFYETSRHAVTRSGSKVIVAVLPDQWFLDYSQTWLKDLGHSMINSMVMHPELYRSVMNDAIDWLRERPCARRRGLGTKLPFDDRWVIESLSDSTIYPAVYTNSLQLRDLYVKGDLNDEVMTRIFLEGSPLNDKEEEAKKQFSYWYPVDIRLTAIPHISNHLSFYVLNHAAIFPKEKWPAGLIISGLVVSNGAKISKSKGNVISLLEITKKYSADIYRLYVAVQADISSTMDWNETDLAGITRRFNEFKDLLSKFKADESDLNFYEAWFVARFAVRLKQFFESMDKYQIRDAYINIFYGVLNDLKYLASRGGDVNRAITPVLADWIRSLMPVIPHHAEEYWHMYVSDTYVSVDPFQENFMDRYERIVRKFAMTCDQMYNAMDYVERVLQDIKNIVQVTGMEPKSVEITVANDDVMRAAQEFLNNSVSGQSKKYMQYLVKRRKDIMIYGFDEYDVLQRNQVYISKEIGCPIRIQRGDVINGKIALPGKPVIYIS
- a CDS encoding Gfo/Idh/MocA family protein, with the translated sequence MNILLIGGNGFGKVHAETYRRLGFDFSVYDRNDQVLNLYRKDYGIHGTYSDLTEALSSNSDIVDIVLPHHLHYEVAMKALEAGKHVLIEKPITGRIDEAIKLINQSKRRNLKFMVAEQFFFDPSFKRAMEAIENGKIGSIRTIIVRDQQRYDAPGWRSRRSEMMGGSLIDGGVHFLELFLDFGGEWKDISCHNYKGGTSLEGEDNTAALFTFRNGAYGIFYYSWSYQDPPRLPAYEVIGTDGSIYEMAGSSLMKPDEIRTVLNPPVLNGTMLNVEWKDVYESEIGGFIESVEKDIDVPYPPENALRNLDVVLEMYRR
- a CDS encoding pyruvoyl-dependent arginine decarboxylase produces the protein MSGFVPTHIFFTRGVGRGETQLVSFEAALRDAGIAPYNLSSISSIFPPHAQMITREEGLKKLNPGQILFTVLARNTSNELNRMISAAIGYAIPRDRSKWGYLSEHHSFGETEKAAGSFAEKLAAEMLASTIGSSAQLAYDKQKEEYVLEDKILTTGSISSTAVVLEPGEWTTVVAAAVLIVE
- a CDS encoding thiamine pyrophosphate-binding protein → MKGYKIFGNVLRDLKLSPVLGNPGTTELPMLRDISNYVLTLHDGIAVGMADGIALWTRKPVLVNLHTDLGLGNAMAFLMTAARNHSPLIVTAGQQDQRHLAYEPLLSGNLTEMADNFAKYRTEVRKPDDIAYEIRKAYQIAEEPPRGPVFLSFPMDVMEAEGSYVYEDVARSTHNVMDEDDVIAVANAINDAKNPAVIFGSEIDEFDAFSEAMAFAEKLGCPVYSEPLGNRSSYPSDDPHYAGELYPAAALVDLDLMQYDLLLFIGSDLTLYPYTTDLILPGKRKIVIGLNNRRMIGETYRANPKIFLARILDLVHRKCNFRRSRDYMKLTDAVRDKKKMGQKYVSYRISKYFSDFTMMDEAISVSETLRHYFGYRPNGYFTARSGQIGWALPASLGIAMYNPKVVTVVGDGSLMYSIQALWTAKHYGIPLKLIVLENGGYNILRSYAMSYFPEISDAEYLRPEMDIESIVSSYDIDVRIADAELKELEWLRSGSDQKALIVKMDRSIPSMF
- a CDS encoding 2-hydroxyacid dehydrogenase, whose translation is MKILVVVPEFLPLDQIKAAVSTISSDLDVRNDTNFERSDAEILIVTTFTPVNAELLKKMPRLRFVQVASIGYDNVDLNAMKGNGIIVSNIPTASADSVAEHALSMVLSLLKDQRFLDSEIRSGRWPKITRSTDLMGKTFGIVGMGSIGRALASRLLPFKTAIIYYDIKRMSEAEEEEYGATYVDLNRLLSDADIVSVHVPLTETTRHLFNKSKFYLMKDGSIFINTSRGEVVVEKDLIEAIKKKGLRAGLDVFETEPPDPKSELLKLDNTILSPHIAGVTIESQMRFFKETIANVMRYMQGYEPNFRVA